From the Catharus ustulatus isolate bCatUst1 chromosome 2, bCatUst1.pri.v2, whole genome shotgun sequence genome, the window ACGTGATCAAGGCCTACGGGTTCACCAGCGACGGCGAAGGTGGGTTGTTCCACCGGCGGGCGGGGTGCTCCGGGCCCGCGGGGCGTCCCGCCCACCCCCTTTTCTTGCAGGCGTCCTCAAGTTCGCCCGGCTGATCAAGTCCTACGAGTCGCAAGACCCGGAGATCGCCAGCATGTCGGGCAAGCTCAAGGCCATGTTCCTGCCGCCCATGGCTCTGCCGCCGCACGGGGCCGGCACCGGCGGTGTTGCTGCCTCCTGAGCCCGCGGAGTTCTCCCGGCTGGTGCCCTCCTCCCAAGGTGCAGGTCCTGTcagccctgggaatggggcACTTGAACATGGGAAACGTGGACCTGGAAGGAATGGGATGCTTCGTGCCCGTTCATGTGTCTGCTCATGAATAAAATGTGTGTTGAAAGTACCCGTGTCTTATGAATGGCCGtgagctcagcagtgctgctgcctggtgcaCAGGCAGGTACAGCAGTGCTCTCTGCATGACACTTGTGATGCTGTTTTGGGAGGCCCAGTATGTACCATGTTCTGCAAAAAGGTTTGTGCAGATCCTTA encodes:
- the C2H12orf57 gene encoding protein C10 isoform X2 is translated as MEEARDNACNDMGKMLQFLLPVATQIQQDVIKAYGFTSDGEGVLKFARLIKSYESQDPEIASMSGKLKAMFLPPMALPPHGAGTGGVAAS